The DNA sequence agggatgagcgaatcgacttcggatgaaacatccgatttCGATTGgcataaaacttcgtttcaatacttaacggagcaggagctccgtacagtattagaatgtattggctccgaggagccaaagttattgctttgcgaagtctcaggAGACTGAGTAATAACTACatgaattaatttgtactgtaaaaaaacattttccaaacTCGGATTGGTTGCCACTTGCTCCAGTTTTGATGTGAAAAGTTTATTAAGTGACATATGCTGTTGTAGAGTATATGTTGGGGGTATACtcctgaaaactaatattttctgTGATCTTTCTTTGCTTTTATGTGATTTACTTTGTACATTATACTGTTTTCTTGCATCTCCTTTTTGCTTTGTTTCCTGGCTTGCTATTGTCTCTGTAAAGCTTGATcggttaataaaaaattatatttgcttCAGGaaaacacaaacttttttttctttttccaggaGAAGATGGGATGAGCGACTCCCATGGACATCTACATTTATCTCCCTATCATGAAGCAGAAGATAACAACACCACACACGCTAATTCAATAAATTCTAATGTACCCTCAGTTCTTCACAGCGGAGATCTATCCATTGATACCATTGGTCACAAGAAATCTTCATCTAGTCAATCACTGATTAGCAAAACAAAAGCTGAACAGAAACATAGGAAAATATTTCCATGTGAGAAACagttgaaaaataatttttttctttcattgcATGAGAGAAATCACAGAGATAAACagtcattttcatgctcagaatgtggaaaatcttttacCAGGAAATTAATTCTAGTTGGAcaccagagaactcacacaggagagaagccatattcatgttcagaatgtgggaaatcttttgcTCGGAAATCATACCTTGTGACCCATCTAAGAATTCACCAAGGGGAGAATCcaatttcatgctcagaatgtgggaaatgttttagtcaaaAATCGGATCTtattatacatcagagaaatcacacaggggagaagccattttcatgttcagaatgtgggaaatgttttattcgGAAATCGCGTCTTGTGAGTCAtctaagaactcacacaggggagaagccatttttatgttcagaatgtgggaaatgttttgctgtTAAATCAAGTCTTCTtctacatcagagaactcacacagaggAAAATCCAtatccatattcatgttcagaatgtgggaaattttTTGCTCTTAAATCAAGTCTTTTtctacatcagaaaactcacacaggggagaagccattttcatgttcagaatgtgggaaatgttttattcgGAAATTGCATCTTGTGAGTCAtctaagaactcacacaggggagaagccatttttatgttcagaatgtgggaaatgttttgctgtTAAATCAAGTCTTCTtctacatcagaaaactcacacagaGGAAaatccatattcatgttcagaatgtgggaattttttttctcttaaatcAAGTCTTCTTCTACATCAGCAAACTCACACTGGGgataagccattttcatgttcagaatgtgggaaatgttttgctctTAAATCAAGTCTTCTTCTACATCTGAGAACTCacgcaggggagaagccattttcatgttcagaatgtggaaagtgttttagtTGGCAATCAGGTCTTTATagacatcagaaaactcacacaaTGGAGAGTGAATGTGGGAAAAATGTTGATAAATCAAGTCTTGTACAACAtttaagaactcacacaggagagaagccattctcatgttcacaatgtgggaaatattttaccTATCAATCAGGTCTTATTCGGCATCAGAGAGCTCACAAAGCAGAGAAGCCAGTTTAAAGTTTAGATCTAGGAAATGTGACATATGTGGATCTGCTGCTAATGATGCATTCTGATGTATAACTTAACCCCTTGATGATCAGTGTCATATTAGTATGGTACAGACTGGAGTTCTCAGAAGACCTGCACTAAGCTGTTGCAACATTATGATCACATGGACCACAAGTATCATCCTGCTTGACCAAAATCGATCactgtttagggtactttcacgctagcgttagtttgatccggcaggcagttccatcgtcggagctgcctgccggatctgccgatcagtgtgacaactgacagcatttgtagacggatccgggtgcggatctgtctacaaatgcattgcaagaacggatccgtctctccgcttgtcatgcggaaggGCGGATcagtcttgcagtctttttcacagttttcccgtccttcagttgttttgcaatgccggacctggcactaatgcaagtcaatgggaattaatgccggcattccggcgactgatcaggcattttggacggacataataccgcagcatgctgcggtattatgtccggccaaaacgcctgacagtgactgaacggaaggcatactgatgcaaactgaacggatttctatccattcagagTGCATGTGATCAAAGCTGACTGAtgcattgtgggggggggggggggagcaaatGCCCATCCTGGTTGGCTTCATTCACACTTCAttatggaaatactgaagcaaagcTGTCATCTTACTGGTCAGGAATATAGAACATATCCCATCCGTATAATTTTGTAATAAAGAAGACACAAAGGAGAAAGAGGTTTTATTAACTTAAAATAATGGCCCCTTCCATGAATATTAAAAGAAACTCAGAAGAATATGTGAAGTATTAGGTCTGGACTAAAGGAAATGCAGGCAGTA is a window from the Bufo bufo unplaced genomic scaffold, aBufBuf1.1, whole genome shotgun sequence genome containing:
- the LOC120983148 gene encoding oocyte zinc finger protein XlCOF8.4-like; this encodes MMILSINDPPRMEKDRDHMATRILDLTLEIISLITGEDYTVVKKSSGECVTPRVSGGWSRTQSPITEPPPHSLIHEQKILELTTRITELLSGEVPIRCQDVAVYFSMEEWEYLEEHKDLYKDFMMENHQSLTSPDGSSQNNPPERCPSPQYSQDCPEEKPNIPLDHQESFGETMSGLEKPGSVSVKGEDGMSDSHGHLHLSPYHEAEDNNTTHANSINSNVPSVLHSGDLSIDTIGHKKSSSSQSLISKTKAEQKHRKIFPCEKQLKNNFFLSLHERNHRDKQSFSCSECGKSFTRKLILVGHQRTHTGEKPYSCSECGKSFARKSYLVTHLRIHQGENPISCSECGKCFSQKSDLIIHQRNHTGEKPFSCSECGKCFIRKSRL